AGTTAGGTGAAAAGTCAAGAAGACCTTTAACTAAGGGGCCTGGCAGAAAAGTTCTGGGTAAAGTCAGTCATGATGAACAAATTCAGCTATTTGCATAAACACATGCTCCTAAACCAGAAAGATAAAGACATTTCAGGTGTGTGGAAGAGCCTTTTGTGACTGTCAGGAACTCTGGTACAAAGATAGGACATCTTGTAAACGTGATATCGACTTCTTAAGCAAAGTGATTTTAAGTGTGGTCGGGCAGGGAAGCGTTACTGACCTCGTGCAGAGCCTCGTTTGCTACCTGGTGCCCAACATCtggaaaggaaggaaagaataaaaaatgagcCCAGCAGATGATTCATGTTTCCCCCTGATGCAGCGTGCCTTTCGCTACATCATGAAGTGATGAAtcacagaaaagaaacataaaaacacatctcaTGTCAGCACTCTTTACAGTGAATCAGCTGAAATATGGCAAATATCCACTTCAGGAGAGCAGTTTCATGTTTCTCTGATCATTTTTTCAGAGGCAGAGCCGTTTATGTCgtcaacatttttcatatttaaacagaGATTTCTCCACTGTAATAAAATAGGAACATATAACAGAGACCATGTGTCGGGTTGGCACGGTAACAGATCCTTGGCTTCAAGGTGAACTCATAACCTCAACTACTACTACAACTTCCATTTCTCAAGTATCCAATTTCCTTGTCACAGTTCCATTGACTGAGCAAAGCAAATAATGAGTTCTGAGATCCTACACCGCATGATGGAGTTTATATAAATGATgaattcaaaatgtacaaaccTTTGAAGGTGAAAGAGCAGCCAGTTTCTAAGATACTGTATAATGTCCTGCAGCTGATTTCCTTTAAGACTCAACGAAAATTAAAGTCTCAACAAGACCAATTTCTTCTGCTTTAAGTCATGAACCAGATATTCTAGATCAGGATGTGCTCTGGTGCTTTGCTCATTGGCATCtttgtggtaaaaaaacaattttcccAGAAAGTCCAGTTCATTAGGACTTCCATGCTTGTAAGGTGTTCAACCTCTCAGTTTAGATATTTGCTAACAAACAAGTAAAATGTCTGCCTTGcttaatacagttttttttaaaggcccgACAGCTAAAGTAGCTGGTTGCAGAGGTTGTCCATcctgttacttttatttttttaaccatatcTCACCTCCTCTGTGCCGCTTGCCCTTCTGCTTCTCCTGGACCTTCCTGGTGAAGTGTTTGTAGGCCTCCGTCTTCTGGTACTTCTCCAGCTCCCGCATGTAGCGCTCCTTATCTTTCTCTGCCTCGTCCAAATATCGCTTCagggagaaagaaggagagagagagagaggtctctGTGAGCTGTGAGGACTCAGGCAACAAATAAGGAGGGAAATGAGATTTGGTAAAATCAGGATGAAGTGGGTTGAAGTGGCTCTAGGATTGGGAGTAATCATTCAGTAAATCAGGATTAGAATCATGATTAGTTACTTTCTAAAGACAATGATCGCTAATTTCAAAAATTATTAGCCTACATTGAAGCAAATTACATCTTACACTCAACATTTGACTTGcataaattaagaaaaatattcATCATTTGTCTAGCTCACTAGTTATTCAGTTGCTGACTAGCGAGGCTGGCATTCATTTAGTGGTCTTATCACGCATAGCCTAGAACTTAAGCATGACATGTAAGGCTGAATAACAAATGACATGTCAAACCTTCATGCTGGCATTTAATGTAAAgtcaaaaaacaagattttaacATCATGATACTGCACATGTGATTCCTTTCAGATAGACATATGACACTGTAATGCACACAAGTGGAATAAGGTTATGATTatgttcattatttaaatatattctgtTCTTTCAATCACTACAAGCCAGCAGTTTGATAGATGTTTACATCTTTCTGCTATTCTTGCATCTTAAGCAAGTTCATATGAACTTGAACAAATGAAGAAGAGGCGACTGACTCTGCAGGCTTTTGTTCCTACTCTCCTGTCGGGCTCAACATAAAATTAGCTTTAGGTCTCTGCTGGTTTGAGGGAGTGTTAAAATCTGGCTAGGGATAGTCTTAAGTGTTGGCATGTTGCAGATGAATATTTTAGTCCAGTCCTTTGGGGCACCTTTGGTGtaattactgaaaaaaaaattacaaattcAAATACTTCACCTTCTTAATCAAGAACCAAAACAGATGCTGCTGCCTGCCTCTCCCTTGCTAGCCTTTTTTATCTAATGCTATAAAACCTGGATCATTGAATATGAATACTTGCAATGCATAGCAACACCGAGTGCTAAGGAAACACAATGCTGGACTTTGACTTGTCTGGACCTTCCTCACTGACCTGCTTCTCGTCGGGGGGCAGCTTGCTCCACTCGTTGCCCAGCATCCTGGTAATCTCTGGGAAGGGCACGTCTGGACGCTCTGCGCGTAGCTGCTCCCGTCTGTCGTTCATGAAGCGAACGTAGCCTGTAAGCGGCGCTTTGGGTGCGTTGCTGTCCTTCATCggcttcttcctcttcctccccttggTCCAGCTACCACGTCGGGGCTTCtgcaaagagaacaaaaacagatgagttttGAAGAGTTAGGTAGCCATCCTTCATTATGCCACACTGACAGGATATTCTTTCGGGGTTTGAATAgggaaaactgaaaaatgtgttatttgatATCAGTTTGCTCAAGATTGACCTCATCTCCGTTCCTCTGGCCGTTGTTGTCAGTGTTTGCTGCAGGAGAGCCAGTCTGCTCATCCATGTCTTCTTCGACAACCTGTGAGATCTAGAGGGAAACAGGGGGAGATGTTAGAACAGGAAACAGTAAAAGCAACAAACCTAGCTGGATGCCGCCTATATGAGCATTTGGAGACCGGCTCCGACTAAGGCATGGAGCATTATCACAAGGCACACAGCCGAGGCCAGAAAATAAACACCAGATTTTCTTTATCACGCTTTTTTCTGTCAAAACTCCTCCCTGTCTTGGCCAACCACATTTCCTCTAATAGAAATGTTGCTGCGATCAATCACGTTTTGAGAaaggaagtggaaaaaaatcGAATAACCCCTGCCACGGAGACGCAAATGTTGCCTATTTTCAACAGGAAGAAGTCATGCTGTGGTACTGCCTCATTATCAGAGATAAGAAAACGCctacatgctaaaaaaaaacaaaaaaaaaaactcttcaataAATAATTTTTCTCTTGCTGAACTTCTGATCTCTTCTATGAAGAGCCTTTTAGGTCCACACTTCActgttagcaaaaaaaaaagtttacaagcGTTACATTCTTGCAATAGTTTTGActcttaaaacaataaaacaaatatatttgtgggaggaaaaaaagtctTCATTAATTGAGAGAACATTTTAGTAAAACATATGGTGATTAAGAGttcttgtgggggggggggggggaataatcCAGGTTAAGCTCTAAAAATAGGAACAATGTCATTTTGTGTCAACTCTGACCTCCTCTTAATTACTGTGTGGGAAGTGAGCCTCTGTATCCTGGATGTGGTTTCTGCCCCCCTGACACTAAACACTGTGGGAAAAGTCGGAGGAATAAACCAGTCAACCACCAAAAAAACCGACAAGAGGGTATGCAGGGGAAACCCCCCTCAACTGCAAACAGTTAGAGCAAGCAAGGAGTTGTCATCCTTACAGTGCCTGGACTCACTTTCTCCTAACACCTTGTCAAACatgaggaccccccccccccccaagtgtCATCAACCGTGTGAAGCttcttgagagaaaaaaagtactTCACTTGCAGATAGGACTTTAAAGATGCTGAAGCTTGGCTGTGAACGTCAcataagataataataaaaaagtgctGTATTCTTTAAGTGTTCTTCTTCCCAAAGCTGACAAATTAAAACCTATGCGgtagcgccccctgctggataGAAGCACACAGTAGGTAAATCCATGATATGGAGGTTTATTTTCCCTTCTATTCTACCACAGTATAAACGTTTCATGAAGTGTGACCAGGTGTACAATCTGAAACACTTTGAGATGTCCTGTTTATTTGTGCAGGTTGGATACTAAATGTTACTGTGTGCATTAAATCACAcaagaaaactagaaaagatAAATGACACATAAGGACAACATAGAAATGGTGCAGCTAATTCCAACATGTACAACGCAAACAAATGTCTAAATGTAATGTATAGAACAATAGTAATACGATTTATCATTGTCTTTACATTGTTAACATGATATTACATGAtgcttctgtgtgtgcacagtgtagAAAGCGTGTCATCGTCAAGCTGTGTTGATGAAAGAAAGCGTGTTGGTTCACAAGTGTTTGCATATCATCAAGTTGGCAAACGGGGAGTGCGAATGATAGTCCTGCTAAACAGAGATGTTGACGAAAGGTGTTAAATCGATCTCGGCCATCAGGTGAACCACAGCTTTGTGGACTAGCCTCTGATATGCTAATTTGCACTCCCAACAGATGCTGTTATGTGTTTTTCCAGCATATCCACCTATTGCTGCACGATCATTAAGTGGCTGATGTGTTTGTCGACGAACGATaactaaaaaataacaaagggcaTATTTCTGTTATCATGATCAGAAACAAAGGTAGCATCAGACCGATCGGCTAACGTTAGCACTCAACTGGATGTTAGCTAGAAGACGGTCCAGCGAGAACTTCTTTCTTTAATGTATCTACTTAGTAACATATGTCTGATAATGAATAAGTAAACGACGTGTTAAAGGTAAGTAACATGTAACAGTCCAGTGTAAACTAACCTTCGAAAAACGTAATCCGTTGCTTTTATCTGCCTATCCAAAAGGATTTTTcccaatcaaaacaatacagcGGCCAGTCATAGAATCACACCACATAGACAGGCAACGCTTTGCCTTTCCGTGCAAAAAAGTCTAATACCGCCTGTAATTTcttattatataaatatattataggaatagtgttttgctttttttgtcacGTATGAACAGTGATGAAAGTATTCAAAAACCAAAATCACAAATATTCATTatacaaaattaaatattatttattgattatatatatatatatattatatattgatatatttagcCGATAATGTATTCAAACTACATGCAGAATATTATAGAAGCAAACAACACAGTATGTTCTTTCAAAACTACTGAGAAACCAATACAAAGAAAGCATTAATTGAATGCCCAGTACCATTAACACGATCTACATCATCTGATTCTGTGACCCATCTTAGTCACTGTTTTCTTCGTGTGTGTTTATACCAGTGTCTTTAAGGGTGCTGATTCCCCCTACTGTTCATGTTAGGTATAACAATACCTACattcatttggatttttttttacaataacccTCTTGAGACATTTCCTGCTTTAATTATCAGACATAGAAGGTTAAGCACCACGCTGTGAAAGAATGGATGAGGAGATATTTCACCAGCTTTGACTTTTGTAGGTCACTCAGGCACAACAATGCAATAAGCAGAGCTGGTAAGCTTTCAGGCTTCTTTGTAGTTTGTAAGGCATT
This genomic interval from Labrus mixtus chromosome 4, fLabMix1.1, whole genome shotgun sequence contains the following:
- the hmg20a gene encoding high mobility group protein 20A — encoded protein: MDEQTGSPAANTDNNGQRNGDEKPRRGSWTKGRKRKKPMKDSNAPKAPLTGYVRFMNDRREQLRAERPDVPFPEITRMLGNEWSKLPPDEKQRYLDEAEKDKERYMRELEKYQKTEAYKHFTRKVQEKQKGKRHRGDVGHQVANEALHEKDAEGKDRTVFDIPIFTEEFLNHSKAREAEMRQLRKTNMEYEERNAALQKHVESMRGAVDRLEGDVMQERGRNGLLHQHLETLRQALASSFSSVPLPGSGETPSLDTIDSYMKKLHSIIVSSPQDNENLINTVRDVVNRLDR